One segment of Chiloscyllium plagiosum isolate BGI_BamShark_2017 chromosome 5, ASM401019v2, whole genome shotgun sequence DNA contains the following:
- the LOC122550036 gene encoding OTU domain-containing protein 1: protein MHLYSSVLTHYPGAAFKVPTTGVEKAPAESPSVGVKTEPASAAASSSAAAAMPAFSSCELLPPGPAPSSASPASLIYTSTARIPLRPLERMVPIQILSERAQAELPAPAHQGRGAWAEDILAEGSRKVSAWPQDRIPGDGLQRRAETNLQAASEGPETAFDLSDGESTERGYQDWVGPGPGPECRAPEADEQQSSRPWQLDGGFRTVDLVVENRAEKNDKVARYLAEVEKQNSYLRERQKYRFHIIPDGNCLYRAVSKAVYGDQNMHKELREQTVHHIADHLDEFNPIIEGDVGEFLINAAQDGAWAGYPELLTMSQMLNVNIYLTTGGSLESPTVSTMVHCLGPEDQSKSSIWLSWLSNGHYDAVFDQSLPNPEYETWCTQTHVQRKRDEELAKSMAASLSKMYIEQNGCF from the coding sequence ATGCACCTTTACAGCAGCGTGTTAACGCACTACCCCGGCGCCGCCTTCAAAGTGCCCACTACAGGGGTAGAGAAAGCGCCTGCTGAGAGCCCGAGTGTCGGAGTGAAGACTGAGCCCGCCTCTGCCGCCGCTTCCTCCTCTGCTGCCGCCGCCATGCCCGCCTTCTCGTCATGCGAACTGCTGCCCCCGGGCCCGGCTCCATCATCTGCATCCCCGGCCTCCCTCATCTACACTTCCACCGCCAGGATCCCCCTGCGGCCGCTCGAGAGGAtggtgccgatccagatcctgaGCGAGAGAGCGCAAGCCGAGCTACCGGCTCCAGCCCATCAGGGACGGGGCGCCTGGGCGGAGGACATCCTGGCGGAAGGATCGCGGAAAGTTTCAGCCTGGCCCCAGGATCGGATCCCGGGCGACGGCCTGCAGCGGCGGGCAGAGACGAACTTGCAGGCGGCCTCGGAAGGGCCGGAGACCGCCTTCGACCTGTCGGACGGTGAGAGCACCGAGCGGGGGTACCAGGACTGGGtcgggcctgggcctgggcctgagTGCCGGGCTCCGGAGGCCGATGAACAGCAGAGTAGCCGCCCCTGGCAACTCGACGGTGGCTTCAGGACGGTGGACCTGGTGGTGGAGAACAGGGCGGAGAAAAACGACAAGGTGGCGCGTTACCTGGCAGAGGTGGAGAAGCAGAACAGTTACCTGCGGGAGCGACAGAAGTACAGGTTCCATATTATTCCAGACGGCAACTGTTTGTACAGGGCCGTCAGTAAAGCTGTGTACGGCGACCAGAACATGCACAAGGAGCTGAGAGAGCAGACAGTCCATCACATCGCAGATCACTTGGACGAGTTTAACCCCATCATCGAAGGGGACGTTGGGGAGTTTTTAATCAACGCTGCCCAGGATGGGGCCTGGGCTGGTTACCCAGAGCTACTTACTATGAGTCAAATGCTGAACGTTAATATATACTTGACGACAGGAGGTAGCCTGGAAAGCCCAACCGTTTCCACCATGGTGCACTGTCTCGGCCCAGAAGATCAATCAAAATCCAGCATATGGTTGAGTTGGTTAAGCAATGGACACTACGATGCTGTGTTTGATCAGTCTCTACCCAACCCAGAGTATGAAACCTGGTGCACGCAAACACATGTTCAGAGGAAACGAGACGAGGAGTTAGCGAAGTCCATGGCAGCTTCTCTTTCAAAAATGTACATTGAGCAAAATGGATGtttttaa